The Priestia megaterium NBRC 15308 = ATCC 14581 region ACTTACTTTTTATTTGCTTTCTTCGCAATCGCAATCATTGTAGCCAAAACACCGACTGTAATAATCACAATAGCAATTACAGCAGTGGTAATAATAATTCCTGATGTTACTTCTGAAACACCCATTAGTCTACGTTCTCCTTTTGTGCCTGACCTATTTACCTACATCAGCATACTGGTCGGTTTATTCCTATTATATACGAACTTGTAAAGCGACGAAATATGTGACACATAATTGACATACTGTTTATATGTTTTCTTTTAATTCTACGTTTTATTTAAGAAAATACGGGAATAATTCAAACATATATAAGAAATACTCTTTATTTCTTTAAAGAAGTATTGTAATATAAATGTAACAATTGTAATATTAACAGCATGAATGTTACATATATTCAATGAATGAGTAGGAGGGAAATGGAAATGAAAAAATTTGGAATAATCTTAGCATCACTTGCTCTTTTCTTTTCACTAAGCACAGGAGTTACAGCTCAAGCAGCATCACAAAATCTATCAACGACTAATGCGGTAAAAATTGCAGCAAACGCAAGCAACCATTTCTGGAATGCACTTCATGGATCTAAAGGTAATTTATGTACTCAAAAAACATTTAATTATAAAGGCACTCAGTACTCATATCTTTGTCAAGATTTTAATACAAAAAGCAAACTAGTAAGCTACTTATCTGAAACTTTTACAAACAGTGCTATTCAAAAAGGATTAACAAATTATCGCTACATCACATATAACGGAAAGCTTGCTCGTCCTGTCGGTGACGGATTCAGCATGCTAGAGTGGAACAAAGCAAAAGCAAAACTAACTTATCAACGTGCCGATGTTCGCTCTTATCAATTTACGGTTCCAACAGTTGACGGAGGAAGTGTAAAACGCACCGTTACATTTTATAAATCTGGTTCACAGTGGAAAGTAAATAAGTTTGATGCTGTACTATAAGCAATATAAAAAACAAGGTCTTCTAAGGCCTTGTTTTTTTATGCTCTCTCCTCCTCTCTTTATTAAAGAAGTTTCACTTTATTTTCACCAACTCCCCTTATAGTATGGAGACACACTACTACTTATTCGATACATTGTCATCGGAGGATTTTATATGAACATACTACAAAAAAGAACGGCTTTTATCGTAATGGCTGCTTTTCTTTTAGCATTTGTTTTCAGTATCGTTTCACTATCACACTATAAAGGAGAAGAACATTTATTTTCGATTCAAGAAAGTCATCAGTTAAAAAAGATTACTAGTGGTATATCTGCTCCTGATAATCATTCTAGGGATCATCGTCTTCCTTCAGTAAACGGTCCTACTTCACCCAGCAATTCCGGAGAACACGTAACGCCTTTTCATAATTTATCTATGGATAACGGTGCCGGAAGTCAAGGAGCTAATAAAGACTATGAAACGCCGCTAGCTCTTTATACGGTGGGCTTTTTTATAGCAGCAGCTTTCGTTTACGGATTAGTAAAGAAAAAGAAATGGCATCATTCGATAGGGCATTCTCGCGTTATTTTATGGTCATTACTTGGCACTGGACTATTTATCCGGATTGCGCTGATTCCGTGGGTAGGCTCTCATATGGATGCATCTCTTTTCAAAAACTGGGCATCGGTTGCGGCTAATCATTTTTCAAATTTCTATGCTAAAAGCGGAAGCGATTATCCGCCGTTTTATATTTATATCTTGCTTATCGTTGGGAAAGTTGGCAGTTTACCGGATTTTCAGCAGTATTTTTCGCTGTTGATTAAAATCCCGCCTATTTTAGCGGATGTTGTCACATCTTATTTACTCTATCGTTTAGCTCGTAAATACTTGGCACCTTCTTTTGCATATCTGTTAGCAATGGGGTATTTATTTAACCCGGCCATTTTAGTTAATTCAACGTTTTGGGGACAAGTCGATTCATTTTTCACTTTGCTTATTGTCCTAGCAATTGTAATGATTACGGAAAAAAGAATTTATGCGTCGGCCGTTATTTTTACAGCAGCGGTCTTAATGAAGCCGCAGGCGATTATTATCCTGCCTATTTTGTTGTTCGAGCTCATTCGCCTGAAGCAACTGAAGCATTTCTTCGGGATTGCTTTCACTGCTGCTTTCACTGCTGGAGTGATTTTATTGCCTTTTTCAGCAGGAAAAAGTCCAACGTGGATTATTGATTTATTTTCATCCACCATTGGAGAGTACCCGTATGCTTCTGTTAACGCCTATAACTTTTTTAGTTTAATAGGCGCAAACTATAAAGACAGCTCTGCAACGCTGCTGTTTTTCAGCTATCATACGTGGGGACTTATTTTTATCGTCGCAACAACTGTTTTTTCATGGCTTATTTATATAAAAGGGCGCAGCTTTAAATACGCCGCTCTTGCAGCGCTGATTCAAATTTCCGGAGTATTTACGTTTTCTTCAAGCATGCATGAACGCTACTTATTTCCAGCAGCAGCTCTTGCTTTGCTCGCTTATATTTATTTGAAAGACAAAAACTTGCTTTACTTATCCCTTGGATTTAGCATCAGTATTTTTATGAACACTTTTTTTGTTTTATACGGTGACAGCAATATGCAAAACAGTACGTCCTATCCGTTTTCTATGTTTGCTACGTCTATGCTAAACGTTTTGCTTGTTGTTTATTTAGTAAAAGTTGCTTGGAATTTAGTCCAAAAAAGTACGGTTTTAAAAACTGCATAATACAAAAAGCTCAGTGAGTATGATTGATCACTGAGCTTTTTTACATAACAAGCGACATGCCTGGCGCGTCTTCTTCTCTTTCTTGAAACCCTAATTTTTTATAAAAATGATGCTTTCCTTTTGCAGCAAACAGCTGAATCGATTCAATTCCGCTTTCTTGGCATTTCGTCAACAGCTCTTGAATAATTTGCTTTCCAAGCCCTTTGTTTTGGTATGCGGGATCCACCATCACGTCGCAAATAAGCGCTTGGTAAATTCCGTCTGAAATCATACGGCCAAATGCAATTAATTGTTCATTGTCGTAAATACCGACTCTAAACCAGCTGTTGGCTGCGGCTTCAAACAGCTGTTCTTTTGTATAATTTCCTTTTTTACTTTTATGTAACCCGCTCGCTTCATGCAGAGCAGCAAACTGCTCAAATGGCGGAACCTCTTTTTTTATTACGTAGGACACGTTCATTCTCCTCTCAATACCGTTGCTTTCTATATTATATTTATACATCAAAAAGAATAATAATTCAATATTTTTATCTAGTTATCTTGTTACCCTTTCTCCAAATAAAAAAACTGCCAAACGGCAGTTTTTTAGGCTTGTACTGATTTTTTTCGTTTTTTAAGGTTAATTTCTGCAATGATAAGTAAAATGACTCCAAGAACAATCATGATTTTACTCACTGTTTCTAGCCACTCCGGTGCGCTTCCAGCAAGTAAAATGGCAAATCCAATGATATAAATCAGAAACCCCGCGAGAGCCCTAGGGGATTTCACCTTCTTTTTCTTCATATGTAGGGTCTCCTCCTTCTTTACAGATTCTATGTAGACTGTATATGATGAGTTTATCAGAAAAAATTGGAAACAACAAAGGAGACAAATGCATGTATACGTTGCCTCAAACGTTTTGTGATACGATTACTCACCTTCACTCTCATAAAGGCCAAAAATGGTTAACTGACTTTCCTCAGCTTATTCGCTACTGTGAAGAGCGCTGGCGTATCAACATTCACAGTCACTTGCCTCTTTCTTACCACTTTGTTGCCCCTGCGCGCAAAGCAGATGGTAGCGAACTAGTTGTCAAACTCTTTGTAGAGCCTTCAGAGCTGCTTCATGAGCAAGAAGCACTGACAGCACTAGCTGGTAAGAACACGTTAAAAATAGTGGACAGCGATGCTGAAAAAGGCATTTTAATGCTTGAAAAGCTGTCTCCCGGATGCCCGCTTTCCTCTTTATCAACTAAAGAAGAAGCTGCGTTAATCGCTGCTAGGCTTATGAAATCTCTATGGCGCGTGCCTCACTCGGACTCCACTATCGAAACAGCCGTTAAAAGAGAGAAACAGCTTCGAGAGTATACACAAATGTATCCAAGCGGTATTGATTTTCTTTCTTCTGAAACGCTTCAACACGCACTAGCCGTTTTCTCTGAATTAAACCGCACTTCTCAGCAGCTTTTTTTGCTTCACGGCGACTTGCATCATGATAACATCTTACAGTCTGGTGAGGCGTGGAAAATAATTGATCCAAAAGGGTTAATTGGAGAAAAAGAGTACGAAATCATCCCTTTTCTTTTAAATCATCTGCCTAAGATAAATGTGGCAGAGACAATTGACCATCGAATCAATATATTTGTAAAAGAACTGAACGTAAGTAAAAAACGCATTTTACTGTGGGGATACGCTCATTCTGTGCTAGCCACGTGCTGGTTAATAGAGGACCGCCAAGACGCCGCTTCTTTTTCACGTGCTATAGAAGCATTTCAGCACTTATTTGAGTACTATTACGGGCATAAAAAATAAGAGCCGACATTTGGCTCTTATTTTTTGCATTTCTCTGCGACAAGCTCATATGATTTTAATCGGTCAGCCGGATCGTGTGTAATAGTGATAAGCATGAGTTCATCCGCTCCGTAGCGTGCTTGAACTTCTTGAAGACGGACGTGTACTTCTTCTGGGTTTCCGATAATCATGGCTTCTTTCATCTTCTTCATTTTTTTCTCTTCTTCTTCTGTCAGCGGATAGCTGGCCGCTTCTTTAATAGAAGGCACACCTTTTGCTTCCATTTTATCCTGCTGAATTTTCCATACGAGTGAGCTTGTTGCGATGCGATGGGCTTGCTCCGTTGTTTCAGCGCAAATGACCGATACAGTGACAATCGCATAGGGCTGATCACCAGTCCGTCTTGGCTGAAATGCCTGTTTGTACTGATCAATAATAGCTGAACCGTCTTGTTCACTCATAAACTGTCCAAACGTATAGGCTATTCCGTTTCTAGCGGCGAGCTCGGCACTTTTTTTACTTGTGCCAAGCAGCCAAGGTTCCGGAGAGACAGGCGGCAGCGGCGAAGCTGAAAGCTTTGCGTATTCATGTTCAGCCGGAAATTTATCGTCTAAAAACTGAAGAAGCTCTTTAACAAGTTCAGGCATTTTAAATACTTGCTGTAAAAAATTATCCGACAGCGCATTTGTTGCTTCAGCCGATCCACCCGGCGCGCGCCCAATCCCTAAATCAACACGCCCTGGAAACAGCGTTGCGAGCATGTTATACGTTTCAGCTACTTTATACGGCTTGTAGTGAGGCAGCAGCACCGCTCCCGATCCAATTCGAATTCTATTAGTCTGTGCGCCGATATAGCCAAGCATCACTTCAGGAGCCGAGCAGGCAAGTCCAGACAAATCATGATGCTCTGCAATCCAGTAGCGCTCATAGCCAAGCTTGTCACCCGCTTTGGCCAGCTGCATCGATGCTTCTAACGCTTCCGCCGGGGTCTGATGGGATGAAACGGGCGATTGGTCGAGTATACTTACTTTCATCACGCATCTGCTCCTTATTCGTTCACTTCAATTAAACTTAATGAAAAATCCCCTACCTGGCCTTTTTCATATAAATTTGTAAAAGACGTAGAGTATTGATGAATCGTTCCTTGAAAATCGAGATCTTCTTCCGGGACATTTACATGAAAAGTACCTTTATATAAAAGTGTAGTAATATCATGATATTCCTCACTTGTTACTTTAAAATCAACTGAAACTTTTATTTTGCCTTTTACAATTTCTTGTTCATAGCTGTAAATTTGAATAGGCGTATCATTTAATACAATTTCTTGTACCACGTTAAATCGTCTCCTTTTTTAGTGCGTATGAAAAATAATAGCACTTGAAGAAGTCATGAGCAAATAAAAGAGCTTCTTTTTGCTCATGCAAAAAAAAGCATGGCTTTTTGCCATGCTTTTAGTTCAAAAACAATCTTATACGCGTTTTGTACGCGTGCGTTTGAATACGAAATAAAGAACAATAATAACAAATGCCGCAACCACAAACGGAAGCGTATATTTGCTTGCTACGTCTTCAATGTTCGCCCAGTTCTCGCCTAGCTTTCCGCCTAAGTAAATAAATAAAATCGACCAAGGAATCATCGCTAACACGGTTAAAGACGTAAACTTCCAAAACGGCATTTTAGCAATACCTGCAGGAATCGAAATTGCATGTCGAACAACCGGGACAAAACGAGCGGAGAAAACAACACCCGCGCCGTATTTATTAAACCAGTTTTCCGCAAGATCAATATGCTTATCATGAATGAATAAGTACTTGCCGTATTTTTGAAGAAACGGACGTCCTCCGTAGGCTCCAATCCAATATAAAAACCACTGTGCAATCGTTCCGCCAATAATTCCGGCAATGACTGCTCCAGGAAAACTAATCATGCCTTGAGAAATCATATACCCTCCGTAAGCTAGTACAATTTCACTTGGAATGATTTCAATCATTAAGCCGAGCGCAATACCTAAATAGCCAAGGCTCGTTAAAAAATCCAAAATACTCGCAACAAATGAACTCACCTTTAATCACCTTACTCATTCTTTAATAATTTTACACTACTACTATATTCCAACCATCAGTATAAAAGAAAACTATGAACTCACTATGAACAGCTTACTTCCCTGTTGACTGCCGGTACCTTTTCCGCAGCTCATGCGTATGCAGATCCGCTAGGCGGACCGGAATTGGAAGCTTACTTTCTTTTGAAATAAAATGCATCATAAGCTGATATGACATGTCCAAATCAATATAGTTTCCGCACGACAGAAAAATAGGCTTTACCCCTTTGGCTGTCCTTACTACTCTACCATAAACTTCGCCATCAATCACAATATCTTCATAAGCGCCCTCTGTATCTTCAGGCATAACGTAATCATGTCCCTTGATCTTTAAATAGCTTTTCCCAATTCCAACGGTAGGTTTATTGAGAAAAAACGAAGCATGTGTGG contains the following coding sequences:
- a CDS encoding IseA DL-endopeptidase inhibitor family protein; this translates as MEMKKFGIILASLALFFSLSTGVTAQAASQNLSTTNAVKIAANASNHFWNALHGSKGNLCTQKTFNYKGTQYSYLCQDFNTKSKLVSYLSETFTNSAIQKGLTNYRYITYNGKLARPVGDGFSMLEWNKAKAKLTYQRADVRSYQFTVPTVDGGSVKRTVTFYKSGSQWKVNKFDAVL
- a CDS encoding glycosyltransferase 87 family protein, which produces MNILQKRTAFIVMAAFLLAFVFSIVSLSHYKGEEHLFSIQESHQLKKITSGISAPDNHSRDHRLPSVNGPTSPSNSGEHVTPFHNLSMDNGAGSQGANKDYETPLALYTVGFFIAAAFVYGLVKKKKWHHSIGHSRVILWSLLGTGLFIRIALIPWVGSHMDASLFKNWASVAANHFSNFYAKSGSDYPPFYIYILLIVGKVGSLPDFQQYFSLLIKIPPILADVVTSYLLYRLARKYLAPSFAYLLAMGYLFNPAILVNSTFWGQVDSFFTLLIVLAIVMITEKRIYASAVIFTAAVLMKPQAIIILPILLFELIRLKQLKHFFGIAFTAAFTAGVILLPFSAGKSPTWIIDLFSSTIGEYPYASVNAYNFFSLIGANYKDSSATLLFFSYHTWGLIFIVATTVFSWLIYIKGRSFKYAALAALIQISGVFTFSSSMHERYLFPAAALALLAYIYLKDKNLLYLSLGFSISIFMNTFFVLYGDSNMQNSTSYPFSMFATSMLNVLLVVYLVKVAWNLVQKSTVLKTA
- a CDS encoding GNAT family N-acetyltransferase, coding for MSYVIKKEVPPFEQFAALHEASGLHKSKKGNYTKEQLFEAAANSWFRVGIYDNEQLIAFGRMISDGIYQALICDVMVDPAYQNKGLGKQIIQELLTKCQESGIESIQLFAAKGKHHFYKKLGFQEREEDAPGMSLVM
- a CDS encoding aminoglycoside phosphotransferase family protein — translated: MYTLPQTFCDTITHLHSHKGQKWLTDFPQLIRYCEERWRINIHSHLPLSYHFVAPARKADGSELVVKLFVEPSELLHEQEALTALAGKNTLKIVDSDAEKGILMLEKLSPGCPLSSLSTKEEAALIAARLMKSLWRVPHSDSTIETAVKREKQLREYTQMYPSGIDFLSSETLQHALAVFSELNRTSQQLFLLHGDLHHDNILQSGEAWKIIDPKGLIGEKEYEIIPFLLNHLPKINVAETIDHRINIFVKELNVSKKRILLWGYAHSVLATCWLIEDRQDAASFSRAIEAFQHLFEYYYGHKK
- a CDS encoding LLM class flavin-dependent oxidoreductase, giving the protein MKVSILDQSPVSSHQTPAEALEASMQLAKAGDKLGYERYWIAEHHDLSGLACSAPEVMLGYIGAQTNRIRIGSGAVLLPHYKPYKVAETYNMLATLFPGRVDLGIGRAPGGSAEATNALSDNFLQQVFKMPELVKELLQFLDDKFPAEHEYAKLSASPLPPVSPEPWLLGTSKKSAELAARNGIAYTFGQFMSEQDGSAIIDQYKQAFQPRRTGDQPYAIVTVSVICAETTEQAHRIATSSLVWKIQQDKMEAKGVPSIKEAASYPLTEEEEKKMKKMKEAMIIGNPEEVHVRLQEVQARYGADELMLITITHDPADRLKSYELVAEKCKK
- a CDS encoding DUF3219 family protein; this encodes MVQEIVLNDTPIQIYSYEQEIVKGKIKVSVDFKVTSEEYHDITTLLYKGTFHVNVPEEDLDFQGTIHQYSTSFTNLYEKGQVGDFSLSLIEVNE
- a CDS encoding DedA family protein — encoded protein: MSSFVASILDFLTSLGYLGIALGLMIEIIPSEIVLAYGGYMISQGMISFPGAVIAGIIGGTIAQWFLYWIGAYGGRPFLQKYGKYLFIHDKHIDLAENWFNKYGAGVVFSARFVPVVRHAISIPAGIAKMPFWKFTSLTVLAMIPWSILFIYLGGKLGENWANIEDVASKYTLPFVVAAFVIIVLYFVFKRTRTKRV